Proteins from one Impatiens glandulifera chromosome 2, dImpGla2.1, whole genome shotgun sequence genomic window:
- the LOC124926755 gene encoding uncharacterized protein LOC124926755 produces MSNLRTICRPHTIFSSIASCCRDRVHSRSLSLVRASSRNPYSNLRLLSPSVFSPRLDSPEFIWTESWATRFSQRRTMVRASNWADTKSPYETLELEGDADEEKIKLAYRRLAKFYHPDVYDGRGTLEEGETAEARFIKIQAAYELLMDVEERKQYDINNRVNPMKASQAWMEWLMKKRKAFDQRGDLAIAAWAEQQQRDMNLRARRLSRSKVDPEEERRILAKEKKASVEYLHSTLRRHTLVLKKRDIMRKKAEGDKKKVISQLLALEGLELATDDEDDDDETRPK; encoded by the exons ATGAGCAATCTTCGAACTATCTGCAGACCTCACACCATCTTCTCTTCGATCGCATCTTGTTGCCGGGATCGAGTTCATTCGAGGTCACTATCTCTTGTTAGGGCTTCGAGTCGAAATCCTTATTCAAATCTCCGCCTTTTGTCTCCATCCGTCTTTTCTCCGCGGCTTGATTCACCGGAATTTATCTGGACTGAATCATGGGCAACGAGGTTTAGTCAGAGGAGGACGATGGTTCGGGCATCCAACTGGGCTGATACCAAATCTCCCTACGAAACTCTGG AATTGGAAGGAGATGCTGATGAAGAGAAGATAAAGTTGGCTTATAGACGGTTAGCCAAGTTTTATCATCCCGATG TCTATGATGGTAGAGGTACTCTTGAAGAAGGAGAAACTGCTGAAGCTAGATTCATCAAGATCCAAGCCGCTTATGAATTACTTATGGATGTAGAAGAAAGAAAGCAATATGATATTAATAATCGAGTAAACCCAATGAAG GCATCTCAAGCATGGATGGAGTGGCTtatgaagaagaggaaggcgTTTGATCAGCGCGGTGATTTGGCTATTGCAGCATGGGCTGAGCAGCAGCAGCGCGATATGAATCTCCGTGCACGCCGCCTTTCTCGCTCCAAG GTTGATCCAGAGGAAGAGAGGAGAATATTGGCAAAAGAAAAGAAGGCATCTGTGGAGTATTTACACAGTACTCTTAGGAGACACACACTTGTCCTAAAGAAGAGGGACATAATGCGAAAGAAAGCCGAAGGGGATAAGAAAAAAGTTATTAGTCAACTTCTAGCCTTAGAAGGACTTGAATTAGCAACAGATGATGAAGATGACGACGATGAGACAAGACCAAAATAA
- the LOC124924436 gene encoding uncharacterized protein LOC124924436 has protein sequence MEAETVWTLRSSLLIFVVTLLGVVSIFSDGLPQRILLDTDVDTDDLFALIYLLKFNRSEIELQAITINTNAWTDAGHAVNQVYDILYMMNRDDIVVGMGGEGGIDEDGTIQPNVGGYLPLIEQGMGTAGYCRYRQTIHAGRGGRLDVSSNYGLRKSFLPQGSRRYSPLRQPTSQQVMIDTISSGPITVITIGTHTNLAIFLMTNPHLKKNIQHIYVMGGGVRSKNPTDCFRKENTSASSFQPQECGDRGNLFTDYTSNPYAEFNIFGDPFAAYQVIHSGIPVTLVPLDATNTIPITKEFFDGFEKMQYFTYEAQYCFKSMKITRDTWIDDQFNTTYFMWDSFTAGVASKIMRNTSYNPTGVNTFAEMEFMNITVVTSNKPYGISDGSNPLFDGRKSPKFNLTENGVHSGHVQTGLRDPFCIVKNGKGRCQDGYTKEISGPESVSVRVATRAKPNLDPIDPLNREYFWVILDVLNKTENTGRFNFTNQFPYYKETLYTPDFKGRKLGKNVVFDMDMSAGDFLALFYLLKQPVEVINLKAILVSATGWANAATIDVIYDLLHMMGRDDIPVGLGDVLPMNQSDSIFSAVGDCKYTQAIPNGNGGFLDSDTLYGLARDLPRSPRRFTSENSVKYGAPRDTDHPELRQPLAMEVWDSVSKNLDSGSKVTILTNGPLTNLAKIIINDKNANTLIQEVFINGGHIRSGDNKNTENGNIFTIPANKFAEFNMFLDPMAAKTVFESGLNITLIPLSVQRKLSEFPVILERLRINKKTPEAFLAKRLLSLLYKLQQKKHRYQHVGMFLGEILGAVVMAGDRSQLNSEFIEKSVVVVAMGLESEDGQTIITDANMGKMVRILENVDSIACYDDFVARLADRQQSAVVGSFEEQKQTWSKPPK, from the exons ATGGAAGCGGAGACAGTTTGGACGCTTAGATCCTCGTTGTTGATCTTTGTTGTAACACTGCTCGgagttgtttcaatattttccGATGGCTTGCCTCAACGGATTCTGCTTGATACGGATGTTGACACTGACGATTTGTTTGCTCTCATATACCTACTGAAGTTTAACCGATCGGAGATCGAATTGCAG GCTATAACTATTAACACAAATGCATGGACCGATGCGGGTCATGCTGTAAATCAAGTTTACGATATCCTTTACATGATGAACCGCGATGACATTGTTGTTGGAATGGGAGGTGAAGGAGGAATAGACGAAGATGGAACCATACAACCAAATGTTGGAGGATATCTTCCATTAATTGAACAG GGGATGGGCACTGCTGGTTATTGTAGATACAGACAAACAATTCATGCAGGTCGGGGAGGACGATTAGATGTTAGTTCAAATTATGGTTTGAGGAAAAGTTTTCTTCCACAG GGGAGCAGGAGATATTCTCCTCTCAGACAACCTACTTCTCAACAAGTTATGATTGACACGATATCTTCCGGTCCTATTACTGTTATCACTATCGGAACACACACCAATTTAGCCATTTTTCTTATGACTAATCCTCATCTTAAGAAGAACATCCAACACATTTATGTCATGGGTGGTGGTGTGAGGTCTAAGAACCCAACAGATTGTTTTCGAAAAGAAAACACCTCCGCATCTTCTTTCCAGCCTCAAGAATGTGGTGATCGTGGTAATCTGTTCACTGATTACACTAGCAACCCGTATGCAGAATTCAACATATTTGGAGATCCTTTTGCTGCATACCAG GTAATCCATTCAGGAATTCCTGTGACATTGGTTCCTCTTGATGCAACAAACACCATTCCTATAACTAAGGAGTTTTTCGACGGATTTGAGAAGATGCAGTACTTTACATACGAGGCACAATACTGCTTCAAATCCATGAAAATTACTCGCGACACTTGGATTGATGACCAATTCAACAcg ACCTATTTTATGTGGGACTCATTCACTGCGGGTGTAGCTAGTAAAATCATGAGGAACACCTCGTATAATCCAACAGGGGTGAATACCTTTGCTGAAATGGAGTTCATGAATATAACCGTAGTTACATCAAACAAACCTTATGGAATATCTGATGGTTCAAATCCTCTCTTTGATGGCCGCAAGTCTCCAAAGTTTAACTTGACAGAAAATGGAGTTCATAGTGGTCACGTTCAAACCGGACTTCGTGACCCTTTTTGCATCGTCAAAAATGGGAAAGGTAGATGTCAg GATGGCTACACTAAGGAAATTAGTGGACCTGAGTCAGTGTCTGTTCGTGTTGCTACAAGAGCAAAACCAAATTTGGATCCCATTGACCCCCTAAACAGAGAATACTTTTGGGTCATCTTGGAC GTTCTTAATAAAACCGAAAACACTGGGAGGTTCAATTTCACGAATCAGTTTCCTTACTATAAGGAAACTCTGTATACGCCTGATTTTAAAGGGAGAAAACTAGGTAAAAATGTGGTCTTTGACATGGATATGAGTGCTGGAGATTTCCTTGCTCTATTTTATCTCCTTAAACAACCTGTAGAGGTTATCAACCTTAAG GCTATACTTGTGTCTGCTACTGGCTGGGCAAATGCAGCAACCATAGATGTCATCTATGATTTACTACACATGATGGGTCGCGATGACATTCCTGTTGGTCTAGGAGATGTACTTCCAATGAACCAGTCTGACTCTATTTTCTCGGCTGTTGGTGATTGCAAGTACACTCAAGCTATCCCTAATGGTAATGGTGGATTCCTCGACTCAGACACCCTTTATGGGTTAGCTCGTGATTTACCACGAAGCCCACGAAG GTTTACTTCTGAGAACTCAGTAAAATATGGAGCTCCTCGGGATACTGATCATCCTGAACTTAGGCAGCCATTGGCCATGGAAGTGTGGGATTCTGTATCAAAAAATCTTGATTCAGGATCAAAAGTTACCATACTGACTAATGGTCCATTGACAAATCTGGCTAAGATAATCATTAATGACAAAAATGCAAACACACTTATTCAG GAGGTCTTTATAAATGGTGGACACATAAGAAGTGGTGATAATAAAAATACAGAAAATGGCAATATCTTTACAATTCCCGCAAACAAATTTGCAGAATTCAACATGTTTCTTGATCCCATGGCTGCGAAAACAGTTTTCGAATCTGGTCTTAACATCACACTTATCCCATTGAGTGTCCAGCGTAAGCTAAGTGAATTCCCCGTGATTCTAGAAAGGCTTCGTATCAACAAGAAGACACCTGAAGCTTTTCTAGCTAAACGATTACTGTCTCTTCTATACAAGCTGCAACAAAAGAAACACAGATATCAACATGTG GGCATGTTTTTAGGTGAAATATTAGGTGCAGTAGTAATGGCTGGCGACCGGTCTCAATTAAATTCAGAATTTATAGAGAAGTCTGTTGTAGTAGTGGCAATGGGATTAGAATCTGAAGATGGGCAGACAATTATTACTGATGCTAATATGGGAAAAATGGttagaattttggaaaatgTGGATTCAATTGCATGCTATGATGATTTTGTGGCTCGGCTAGCCGACAGACAACAATCGGCAGTTGTTGGAAGTTTTGAGGAACAGAAACAAACTTGGAGCAAACCACCCAAGTGA